The following proteins come from a genomic window of Salvia hispanica cultivar TCC Black 2014 chromosome 4, UniMelb_Shisp_WGS_1.0, whole genome shotgun sequence:
- the LOC125223138 gene encoding LOW QUALITY PROTEIN: xanthine dehydrogenase 1-like (The sequence of the model RefSeq protein was modified relative to this genomic sequence to represent the inferred CDS: substituted 3 bases at 3 genomic stop codons), which yields MGSLLTENELERVDAESESNQPILYVNGVRRVLPDGLAHFTLLEYLRDTGLTGTKLGCGEGGCGACTVMVSYLDQNLKKCVHLAINACLAPLYSVEGMHVITVEGIGSCRYGLHPIQESLANSHGSQCGFCTPGFVMSMYALLRSSKNPPTEENIKENLAGNLCRCTGYRPIIDAFRVFARTDDALYTIQSSGLSSSEFVCPSTGKPCSCGQNIKDAEVTTTISSCRRDILKPISYSDTDGAAYTSKELIFPPELLMRKSTALYLTGSNGLKWHRPLSLQHVFDIKTRYPNAKLVVGNTEVGVETRLKNFHYPVLVHVAHVPELNILNIKDEGLEIGAAVKLSELVKVLKLVIDQRAPFQTSSCRAILEQLKWFAGTQIRNVASVGGNICTASPISDLNPLWMAAGAKFHISDCKGNIRICAAEYFFLDYRKVDLASNEILLFVFLPWNSRFEFVKAFKQAHRRDDDIAIVNAGMRACLEKKDQKWIVSDASIVYGGVAPYSISAIETKKFLLGKHWNKELYHGSLEVLEKDIILKDEAPGGMVEFRRSLRCCNFLITHARRVFIXNNRNGXXVSFSISVLTLNTNGQDDYEHYHFPEDSCSVFMTSIILSTRWQVTGEAEYTDDVPMPPNGLHAALILSKKPHARILAIDNSVAKSSPGFAGIFFAKHVPGINMVGPVVVDEELFASEVVTCVGQVIGVVVADTHENAKLAARKVQIQYEELPAILSIEEAIAANSFHPETERFLRKGDVDHCFSSKQCDKVIEGEVQVGGQEHFYLEPNSTLVWTVDGGNEVHMISSTQAPKKHQQYVARVLGLPMSKVVCKIKRVGGGFGGKETRSAFLAAVAATPSYLLNRPVKLTLDRDIDMMITGQRHSFLGKYKVGFTKDGKILALDLEIFNNGGNSLDLSLAVLERAMFHSDNVYEIPNVRVKGKVCFTNFPSNTAFRGFGGPQGMLIAENWIQRISMELKKTPEEIREVNFQRDGSVLHYGQKIENCTLERLWNQLKTSSDFLTVQQEAKLFNTDNRWKKRGVAIIPTKFGISFTAKFMNQAGALVHVYTDGTVLVTHGGVEMGQGLHTKVAQVAASSFDIPLSSVFISETSTDKVPNASPTAASASSDIYGAAVLDACEQIKARMEPISSKHNFVSFAELVSACYMERIDLSAHGFYKTPDIGFDWGAGKGNPFRYFTYGAALAEVEIDTLTGDFHTRQADVILDLGLPLNPAIDVGQIEGAFIQGLGWVALEELKWGDAAHKWLPAGCLYTCGPGSYKIPSMDDVPLKFSISLLKGAPNPKAIHSSKAVGEPPFFLASAVFFAIKDAIIAARADAGLSGWFPLDNPATPERIRMACVDEFTAPFINSDFHPKLSV from the exons ATGGGGTCTTTGCTTACAGAGAACGAATTGGAGAGAGTAGACGCAGAATCCGAATCAAATCAACCGATTCTCTACGTTAATGGAGTCCGTCGAGTTTTGCCCGATGGCTTGGCTCACTTCACCCTTCTCGAATATCTCCGAG ATACAGGCCTCACTGGTACAAAACTTGGTTGTGGTGAAGGAGGTTGTGGAGCATGCACGGTGATGGTTTCCTATCTTGACCAAAACTTGAAGAAATGTGT GCATCTTGCTATTAACGCATGCTTGGCTCCTTTGTATTCTGTCGAAGGAATGCATGTAATTACAGTTGAGGGTATTGGTAGTTGCAGATATGGGTTACATCCAATACAG GAATCATTAGCAAATTCACATGGTTCACAATGTGGTTTTTGCACCCCTGGTTTTGTTATGTCCATGTATGCCCTACTAAGGTCTTCTAAAAACCCACCCACAGAAGAGAACATCAAAGAAAATCTTGCTGGAAATTTATGTCGATGCACGGGTTATAGGCCGATAATTGATGCTTTCCGTGTATTTGCGAGAACAGATGATGCCTTGTACACAATTCAATCCTCAGGCCTTTCGAGCAGTGAGTTTGTTTGCCCATCAACAGGTAAACCATGTTCATGTGGGCAGAATATTAAGGATGCTGAAGTAACTACCACAATAAGTAGCTGTAGACGTGACATTCTAAAGCCAATCTCTTACAGTGATACTGATGGAGCTGCATACACTAGTAAAGAACTTATTTTCCCCCCGGAGCTTCTAATGAGGAAATCAACTGCTTTATATTTGACTGGGTCTAATGGCCTTAAGTGGCATCGTCCACTAAGCCTTCAGCATGTATTTGATATAAAAACAAGATACCCCAATGCAAAATTAGTTGTTGGTAACACCGAGGTGGGAGTTGAAACAAGGCTTAAAAATTTCCACTATCCAGTTCTTGTCCATGTTGCTCACGTGCCTGAACttaatatattgaatataaaaGATGAGGGGTTGGAGATTGGTGCAGCCGTTAAACTTTCAGAACTAGTCAAAGTACTAAAATTAGTCATAGACCAGCGTGCTCCTTTTCAAACTTCATCTTGCAGAGCCATCCTTGAACAGTTAAAATGGTTTGCTGGGACACAAATAAGGAATGTTGCATCTGTTGGTGGAAATATCTGTACAGCAAGTCCTATATCAGACCTCAACCCTCTATGGATGGCTGCTGGAGCGAAGTTTCACATTTCTGATTGTAAAGGAAACATAAGGATATGTGCAGCAGAATATTTTTTCCTGGATTATCGTAAAGTTGATCTGGCAAGTAATGAGAtccttctttttgtttttctccCTTGGAACTCTCGATTTGAATTTGTGAAAGCATTTAAGCAAGCTCATAGGCGAGATGATGACATAGCTATTGTGAATGCGGGAATGCGCGCCTGTCTTGAAAAGAAAGACCAGAAATGGATAGTTTCTGATGCATCAATTGTTTATGGGGGTGTTGCTCCTTATTCTATTTCTGCAATTGAAACCAAGAAGTTTCTGCTAGGGAAGCATTGGAACAAGGAGTTGTATCATGGTTCTTTAGAAGTACTGGAGAAGGACATTATCCTGAAGGATGAGGCTCCAGGGGGGATGGTGGAGTTTCGGAGATCACTCAGATGCTGCAACTTTCTCATAACTCATGCTAGAAGAGtctttatctaaaataatagaaatggTTGATAGGTGTCCTTTTCTATATCGGTCCTCACTCTCAACACAAACGGCCAAGACGATTATGAACATTATCATTTTCCTGAGGACTCATGTTCTGTGTTTATGACATCCATTATTTTATCTAcca GATGGCAGGTTACAGGAGAGGCAGAGTATACAGATGATGTTCCTATGCCTCCTAATGGCTTACATGCTGCATTGATATTGAGCAAGAAGCCTCATGCACGTATACTTGCGATTGACAATAGTGTGGCAAAATCTTCTCCGGGGTTCGCaggaattttttttgcaaaacatGTGCCAGGGATCAATATGGTTGGACCAGTTGTCGTGGACGAAGAACTTTTTGCTTCAGAAGTAGTCACGTGTGTGGGTCAG GTAATTGGGGTGGTTGTGGCAGATACACACGAAAATGCAAAGCTCGCTGCTCGGAAAGTCCAAATTCAATATGAAGAACTACCAGCAATCTTATCTATTGAAGAAGCCATTGCAGCTAACAGTTTCCACCCTGAAACTGAAAGGTTCCTTCGGAAAGGTGATGTAGACCACTGTTTCTCATCAAAACAGTGTGATAAAGTAATAGAAGGAGAGGTTCAGGTTGGTGGTCAGGAACATTTCTACTTGGAGCCAAATAGCACTTTAGTTTGGACTGTTGATGGTGGAAATGAAGTTCATATGATCTCATCTACTCAA GCCCCTAAGAAGCATCAACAGTATGTTGCCCGTGTACTTGGTCTTCCGATGTCAAAAGTGGTATGCAAGATTAAAAGAGTTGGTGGTGGATTTGGAGGGAAAGAAACAAGGTCTGCTTTCCTTGCTGCCGTGGCTGCCACTCCATCTTATTTACTAAATCGTCCAGTAAAGCTTACACTGGATAGGGATATTGACATGATGATAACAGGACAACGCCATAGCTTTCTTGGGAAGTATAAG GTTGGTTTTACGAAAGATGGAAAGATACTTGCTTTGGATCTTGAGATCTTCAACAACGGAGGAAACTCACTTGATCTCTCACTTGCGGTGCTTGAACGTGCCATGTTCCATTCTGACAATGTTTATGAGATTCCTAATGTTAGGGTCAAAGGAAAGGTCTGCTTCACAAATTTTCCTAGTAACACTGCTTTCCGAGGATTCGGTGGTCCACAAGGTATGCTGATTGCTGAAAATTGGATTCAAAGGATATCAATGGAACTGAAAAAAACTCCGGAAGAGATCAGG GAGGTGAATTTTCAGAGAGATGGTTCGGTGTTGCATTATggtcaaaaaattgaaaactgcACCCTGGAGCGTCTCTGGAATCAACTCAAGACATCCTCTGACTTTCTTACTGTCCAACAAGAAGCCAAGCTGTTCAATACTGATAATAGATGGAAGAAGCGTGGAGTAGCTATTATCCCTACAAAATTTGGCATATCTTTTACTGCAAAATTTATGAATCAG GCAGGTGCGCTTGTCCATGTTTACACTGATGGAACTGTGCTAGTCACACATGGGGGCGTTGAGATGGGACAAGGTTTGCATACAAAAGTGGCACAGGTGGCTGCGTCTTCTTTCGACATTCCGCTGAGTTCTGTATTTATATCAGAGACAAGTACAGATAAG GTTCCAAATGCATCACCAACGGCTGCTTCTGCAAGTTCTGATATATATGGTGCTGCAGTTTTAGATGCATGTGAGCAAATAAAAGCACGCATGGAACCTATATCATCAAAAcacaattttgtttcatttgccGAG CTCGTAAGTGCATGCTACATGGAGCGGATAGACCTTTCTGCTCATGGATTTTATAAAACCCCTGATATTGGCTTTGATTGGGGAGCTGGTAAAGGTAATCCATTCAGGTACTTCACTTATGGGGCAGCACTTGCTGAGGTTGAAATTGACACATTAACTGGAGACTTCCATACAAGACAGGCAGATGTGATTTTGGATCTTGGACTTCCGCTGAATCCAGCTATTGATGTTGGACAG ATTGAAGGGGCATTTATACAAGGCCTTGGATGGGTGGCTTTGGAAGAGCTAAAATGGGGTGATGCTGCTCATAAGTGGTTACCAGCAGGATGTCTGTACACTTGTGGTCCTGGAAGCTACAAGATTCCATCCATGGATGACGTCCCATTGAAATTCAGTATCTCCCTCCTTAAG GGTGCCCCTAATCCAAAGGCAATCCACTCATCCAAAGCTGTGGGAGAGCCTCCCTTCTTTCTGGCCTCGGCTGTATTCTTCGCAATCAAGGATGCTATCATAGCTGCGAGGGCAGATGCTGGTCTTAGTGGCTGGTTTCCTCTGGATAATCCGGCAACTCCTGAACGCATACGGATGGCTTGCGTGGACGAGTTCACAGCGCCATTCATCAACTCAGATTTCCATCCGAAGCTCAGTGTTTAG